A stretch of the Perca flavescens isolate YP-PL-M2 chromosome 10, PFLA_1.0, whole genome shotgun sequence genome encodes the following:
- the LOC114563314 gene encoding uncharacterized protein LOC114563314, with the protein MISYVECLGGEGAGPGVGSRCWNGVPDEDLDELLPRQIAALQPKTEGSLRRRLLSAKIHQQHAAILGQNATEAHGNRFLAAEAHGNRFLAAEAHGNRYPIQGTHGNPFLAAEAHGNRFLATETHGNRFLATETHGNRFLATGPQENRFLATEAHGKPNLHSALSQRGRTGSCPPTPEPRPGYTLPAGPPFGAQSPFVEPEVVPPQYRYRPSRGRQNFFFCCFGRRRGRSYGPEAAQTTPLLHTAGERDSKWSVHYNTQKPQQRLLFFSGKKHSGSSDDLRGQRSTDNSVSACNGLTQHGYSPPTTAPHPPFSFGLDQSEGSTARRGWKDKSRRMSSAFSDDEERFILNNRRPLTPPMLNPAHRSSCWDVFASAYELAEATEAETEAETETEKTTRLPTPEEKMRKQAEAVAADIVPINITGESFDRQASFRKVVSNTDSLSRQTRNLSRCQTLAGIPYDVSEKLDSPTGSLGSPGSAVLTGAGRPAEENPTPPAPAAERGGAREEGKSSVRRIRAPRGGGMCSLMASLTSAPPTDPPPLPLLPRPETNSSLDSCGTLSASSSCCQGFHGDLQPLLPSDLAVSPSPSSSFPSLLVSSSSYLSSSSIADSQLSFQTLQSCDSGDTWNYEPLSPSGSGDHGVHGDWSCIATETRSVSRESVNSSGGSTPFHADTSSLCSEFSAFSNSSLRKHSTSSSSASTTSDSRGIGAARSISLRKSTRPPPPPKRSVSLTQRPSRSKRSAQTFHDPWVPRRNSQSDFICNAGAFFEPLRPDYHTETCALSSPNGGRSNISERETSVSPVAASQRLASPSVQRHQSDNVDNHTETFALSSEHLPPNVSKDQQLRLNLNLERLHSDYHTETSALSSEQQAPNGGLSNVSERETSISSAAASQRLALPSVQSDSVLSSELLAPIASHSKRLLQPVQHARARHPVSSPPPL; encoded by the exons ATGATTTCGTACGTTGAGTGTCTTGGCGGGGAGGGGGCGGGGCCTGGCGTTGGGTCCCGTTGCTGGAATGGCGTTCCTGACGAAGACTTGGACGAGCTGCTTCCTCGCCAAATAGCCGCCCTGCAGCCTAAAACGGAGGGCAGCCTTCGTCGGCGTCTTCTCAGCGCCAAAATCCACCAGCAACACGCCGCCATTTTGGGGCAGAACGCCACCGAGGCTCATGGGAATCGTTTCCTCGCCGCGGAGGCTCATGGGAATCGTTTCCTCGCCGCCGAGGCTCATGGGAATCGTTATCCGatacagg GTACTCACGGGAATCCTTTTCTTGCCGCTGAGGCTCATGGGAATCGTTTCCTCGCCACTGAGACACACGGTAACCGTTTCCTCGCCACTGAGACACACGGTAACCGTTTCCTCGCCACCGGGCCTCAGGAGAATCGTTTCCTCGCCACCGAGGCTCATGGGAAACCCAACCTGCACTCGGCGCTGTCCCAGCGCGGCCGGACAGGCTCGTGCCCCCCGACTCCAGAGCCGCGCCCAGGCTACACGCTGCCCGCCGGCCCGCCGTTCGGCGCCCAGTCGCCGTTCGTGGAGCCGGAGGTGGTGCCGCCGCAGTACCGGTACCGGCCCAGCAGGGGGCGCCAgaacttcttcttctgctgcttcGGACGCCGAAGGGGGAGGAGCTACGGGCCCGAGGCTGCTCAGACCACGCCCCTTCTGCACACAG cagggGAAAGGGACAGTAAGTGGTCTGTTCACTACAATACCCAGAAGCCCCAGCAGCGTCTGCTCTTCTTCTCTGGAAAGAAACACTCCGGCAGTTCCGATGATCTgcgaggtcagaggtcaacagATAACAGCGTGTcag catgtAACGGGCTGACTCAGCATGGCTACAGCCCACCAACCaccgccccccacccccctttctCTTTTGGCCTCGACCAATCAGAAGGCAGCACAGCACGCAGAGGGTGGAAGGACAAAAGCAGGAGGatg tCCTCAGCGTTCTCTGACGACGAAGAAAGGTTCATCTTAAACAACAGGCGACCTCTGACCCCACCCATGCTCAACCCCGCCCACCGCTCGTCCTGTTGGGACGTCTTCGCCTCGGCCTACGAGCTGGCGGAGGCCACGGAGGCGGAGACGGAGGCGGAGACGGAGACGGAGAAGACCACTCGGCTTCCAACGCCAGAGGAGAAGATGAGGAAGCAGGCTGAGGCAGTCGCAGCCGATATCGTCCCGATTAACATCACAG GCGAGAGTTTTGATCGTCAGGCAAGTTTCCGAAAAGTGGTTTCCAACACCGACTCGTTATCCCGACAAACCCGTAACCTGAGCCGCTGCCAGACGCTCGCTGGAATACCGTATGATGTCAGCGAGAAGCTGG ACTCGCCCACGGGTTCTCTCGGTTCTCCAGGTTCTGCGGTTCTCACCGGCGCCGGTCGGCCAGCAGAGGAGAACCCAACGCCACCAGCGCCGGCGGCAGAAAGGGGCGGAGCCAGAGAGGAGGGCAAGTCGTCCGTAAGGAGGATCCGAGCCCCTAGAGGAGGCGGGATGTGCAGCCTCATGGCCTCCCTCACCTCCGCCCCCCCCACTgaccctccccccctccctctcctcccccgcCCCGAAACCAACTCCTCTCTGGACTCCTGCGGGACGCTCAGCGCCTCCTCCTCTTGTTGCCAG ggTTTCCACGGAGACCTCCAGCCTCTGCTGCCCTCTGACCTCGCCGTCTCTCCGTCTCCTTCCTCCTCGTTTCCTTCCCTCCTCGTCTCCTCGTCCTCATacctttcctcttcctccatcgCAGACTCCCAGCTCAGCTTCCAGACTCTGCAGAGCTGCGACAGCGGCGACACGTGGAACTACGAACCCCTCTCCCCGAGCGGCAGCGGCGACCACGGCGTCCACGGCGACTGGAGCTGCATCGCCACGGAGACGAGAAGTGTTTCCAGGGAAAGTGTAAACTCATCTGGTGGCTCCACGCCATTCCACGCCGACACAAGCTCCCTGTGCTCAGAGTTCTCAGCGTTTTCAAACTCCTCTCTCAGAAAGCACagcacttcttcttcttcggcGTCCACGACGTCGGACTCTCGCGGCATCGGAGCAGCGCGAAGCATCTCGCTCCGGAAGTCCACGCGCCCGCCGCCACCGCCGAAGCGATCCGTTTCTCTGACGCAACGTCCATCTCGCAGCAAGCGGTCTGCGCAGACTTTCCACGACCCCTGGGTGCCCCGGAGAAACAGCCAGAGTGACTTTATCTGCAACGCGGGCGCGTTTTTTGAGCCTTTGCGCCCGGACTACCACACGGAAACTTGTGCTCTTTCTTCGCCGAATGGTGGCCGCTCAAACATCTCGGAGAGAGAAACATCCGTTTCTCCCGTGGCTGCGAGTCAGCGCCTCGCTTCGCCCTCAGTGCAAAGACACCAGAGTGACAACGTGGACAACCACACGGAAACTTTTGCCCTTTCCTCTGAGCACTTACCGCCAAACGTCTCGAAGGACCAACAGCTGAGATTGAATCTAAATCTTGAGCGTTTACACTCGGACTACCACACGGAAACTTCTGCTCTTTCTTCGGAGCAGCAAGCGCCAAACGGCGGCCTCTCAAACGTCTCGGAGAGAGAAACATCCATCTCTTCCGCGGCTGCGAGTCAGCGCCTCGCTTTGCCCTCCGTCCAGAGTGACTCGGTCCTTTCCTCTGAGCTCTTAGCGCCAATCGCTAGCCACTCAAAG CGGCTACTCCAGCCAGTCCAACACGCCCGCGCACGGCACCCCGtgtcctcccctcctcccctctaG